A genomic stretch from Neomonachus schauinslandi chromosome 14, ASM220157v2, whole genome shotgun sequence includes:
- the LOC110578339 gene encoding uncharacterized protein LOC110578339 — protein MFAGPPFVFCSFCSPCQRGFPAPDLDATTSAFPEHLCRSVATAVRPSHPLPRPVVLGPARATTPSSWSHCKLQARSLVVLSFTQASDVHSGSRTYLGSPFSTSDAEPQTQAWSLAASVQAPRARPRRCHLGPLPRVHPPVVLSLHASHGLSCVWRTRAVLPVHPVPLQSSACGSLQPGAGALESARSPLCPGPGPHHPPSRPPHHDPLPATPRHQVAAERLTLQCLCPGCRQEPVHPGEGCAWGQPCKRTAAGGSGCGWGWRPWRGRVPEGSRTPQPLGAGGAQVRLSRATCTSPLPSSQTCRVGSPVAQCSGTRRAACGHRRSSETSDPKLPASEQSARDRRCYGEGHHLTVEALLFNLTKTQRTEGWTRRLKEACARERGSPAPRGKPSGCCPSVRPSSCAQRPHLPGPRHDGQATLGCRSTQEPLTKDGLHCCRSFWNLN, from the coding sequence atgTTTGCAGGCCCGCCCTTTGTTTTCTGTTCGTTCTGTAGCCCGTGCCAGCGTGGCTTCCCTGCTCCTGACCTTGACGCCACTACCTCGGCTTTCCCAGAGCACCTCTGCAGAAGCGTGGCGACAGCTGTCCGCCCCTCACACCCACTCCCAAGGCCTGTCGTCCTCGGGCCGGCACGGGCCACGACCCCCTCCAGCTGGTCACACTGCAAACTTCAGGCTCGGTCCTTGGTGGTTCTTTCCTTCACCCAAGCCTCAGATGTCCACAGCGGCTCCAGAACATACCTGGGCTCCCCCTTTTCCACCTCTGATGCTGAACCCCAGACCCAAGCCTGGTCTCTCGCTGCCTCGGTTCAAGCCCCTCGTGCACGTCCACGCCGGTGCCATCTGGGCCCCCTTCCCAGAGTTCATCCGCCCGTTGTCCTCTCGCTTCACGCCAGTCACGGGCTGTCCTGTGTGTGGAGAACAAGGGCTGTGCTCCCCGTGCACCCTGTCCCTCTGCAGTCCTCTGCCTGTGGCAGCCTGCAGCCGGGGGCCGGGGCCCTAGAGAGCGCCCGCTCACCCCTCTGCCCGGGGCCAGGCCCTCATCATCCTCCTTCACGACCTCCTCACCACGACCCCCTCCCGGCTACACCGAGACATCAGGTAGCTGCTGAAAGGCTTACACTGCAGTGTTTGTGCCCAGGATGCCGCCAAGAGCCTGTTCACCCAGGAGAGGGCTGTGCGTGGGGACAGCCGTGTAAACGCACAGCTGCTGGTGGCTCAGGGtgcgggtgggggtggaggcCCTGGAGAGGGAGGGTCCCAGAAGGCTCCCGGACTCCTCAGcctttgggggcggggggagctcaGGTGAGGCTTTCTCGGGCTACGTGCACCagccccctaccctcctcccagACTTGCCGGGTGGGGAGCCCAGTGGCTCAGTGCTCCGGGACACGGCGGGCTGCATGTGGCCACAGGAGGAGCTCGGAGACCTCAGACCCAAAGCTCCCAGCATCAGAGCAGAGCGCCCGAGACAGGAGGTGCTACGGGGAAGGACACCATCTGACAGTGGAAGCTTTATTGTTCAACCTCACAAAGACACAGAGGACAGAGGGCTGGACACGGAGGCTGAAGGAGGCTTGTGCACGTGAGCGTGGCAGTCCTGCTCCAAGGGGCAAACCTTCTGGCTGCTGTCCATCTGTCCGTCCTTCCAGCTGTGCCCAGCGGCCACACCTACCTGGCCCAAGGCATGACGGCCAGGCCACCCTGGGCTGCAGGTCCACCCAAGAGCCTTTGACAAAGGACGGTTTACATTGCTGTAGGTCGTTTTGGAACTTAAATTAG